Proteins encoded within one genomic window of Deltaproteobacteria bacterium:
- a CDS encoding MOSC domain-containing protein has product MPVVGRVSQVWRYPVKSMAGEQLQRSMVQTRGLAGDRGWALRDEHVGEIRGAKKLYDLLRCAARYLEEPAGDSIPAAEITFPDGARLRCDDPAAAASLSALLRRPVTVWPRQPASDRDFYRRAKPDTDDFMSEVRAMFGRTEGEPIPDLLQFPQELLQFTSPLGTYFDAFPLHLLTTASLAAMREHNPGGDFDARRFRPNLLIETVSDCCGLVEFDWCGRVLRIGSAGIAIALPAVRCVMPTLAQVDLPKDPSVLRTVVRHAGQNLGVYATVEAPGTVALGDVVELE; this is encoded by the coding sequence ATGCCCGTAGTCGGCCGAGTCAGCCAAGTGTGGCGTTATCCGGTCAAGTCGATGGCCGGTGAGCAGCTCCAACGCTCTATGGTGCAGACGCGGGGCCTGGCGGGCGACCGCGGCTGGGCGTTGCGCGACGAGCACGTCGGCGAGATTCGCGGGGCGAAGAAGCTCTACGACCTGCTGCGCTGCGCCGCGCGCTACCTCGAAGAGCCGGCCGGCGACAGCATCCCGGCAGCGGAGATCACCTTTCCTGACGGCGCGCGCCTGCGCTGCGACGACCCGGCCGCGGCCGCGAGCCTGTCGGCCCTGCTGCGGCGCCCCGTCACCGTCTGGCCGCGCCAGCCCGCCAGTGATCGCGACTTCTATCGCCGCGCCAAACCGGACACAGATGACTTCATGAGTGAGGTGCGCGCCATGTTCGGCCGCACCGAGGGTGAGCCGATTCCCGACTTGCTGCAGTTTCCCCAAGAGCTGCTGCAATTCACTTCGCCCCTCGGCACCTACTTCGATGCCTTTCCGCTCCATCTCCTCACCACCGCCTCGCTGGCGGCCATGCGTGAGCACAATCCCGGTGGCGACTTCGATGCGCGCCGCTTTCGGCCGAACCTGCTGATCGAAACCGTGAGTGACTGCTGCGGCCTGGTGGAATTTGACTGGTGCGGCCGGGTTCTGCGCATCGGCAGCGCCGGCATCGCGATCGCGCTGCCGGCCGTGCGCTGCGTCATGCCGACGCTGGCGCAAGTCGATCTGCCCAAGGACCCCAGCGTGCTGCGCACGGTGGTACGTCACGCCGGACAAAATCTCGGGGTCTACGCCACGGTTGAGGCGCCGGGTACGGTCGCGCTCGGCGACGTGGTCGAGTTGGAGTAG
- a CDS encoding phosphatase PAP2 family protein has translation MEWLSGYAVFHWIATWSNPSCDILFRVVTDLGQATFYYLAVAPLFWVVDRRKATVLFLMIVAGAYVNTYAKLWVNTPRPDPALVRVLDLRPYLSHSNSFPSGHAQGAVVFWGCLAWWVGRSWFTALALALIGLISFSRLYLGVHFPIDIAGGWVLGALMLPLIRPFQRWVKSDCYTPVWGMLAIAAGTLASTLTGDAARAMISGSTIGFLAAAGWLPQQPFATTSARQSTVVVVLGLAMQLGLSATLGLVAPSSLLSYYGLTAFLWVFALWIYPRSVAAAWLRLAPARLQS, from the coding sequence ATGGAGTGGCTGAGCGGCTACGCCGTCTTTCACTGGATCGCGACGTGGTCAAATCCCTCCTGTGACATATTGTTTCGGGTTGTCACCGACCTGGGCCAGGCCACCTTCTATTACCTGGCGGTGGCGCCGCTGTTCTGGGTGGTGGATCGGCGCAAGGCGACGGTGTTGTTCCTGATGATCGTCGCCGGCGCCTATGTCAACACTTACGCCAAGCTGTGGGTCAACACGCCGCGGCCGGACCCGGCGCTGGTGCGGGTGCTCGACCTGCGGCCGTATCTCTCGCACAGCAACTCGTTCCCGAGCGGGCACGCGCAGGGGGCGGTGGTGTTTTGGGGCTGCCTGGCGTGGTGGGTCGGGCGCAGCTGGTTCACGGCGCTGGCGCTGGCGCTGATCGGACTGATTTCGTTTTCGCGGCTGTATCTCGGCGTCCACTTCCCGATCGACATCGCGGGCGGCTGGGTACTGGGCGCGCTGATGCTGCCGCTGATCCGACCCTTCCAGCGCTGGGTGAAGAGCGACTGCTACACCCCGGTCTGGGGCATGCTGGCGATCGCGGCCGGCACCCTGGCGAGCACGCTCACCGGCGATGCGGCGCGGGCAATGATCTCGGGCAGCACGATCGGCTTTCTTGCTGCGGCCGGCTGGTTGCCGCAGCAGCCGTTCGCCACCACCAGTGCGCGACAGAGCACAGTCGTGGTCGTGCTCGGGCTCGCCATGCAGCTGGGGCTGTCTGCAACCTTGGGGCTAGTGGCGCCGAGCTCGCTGCTTTCGTATTACGGTCTGACGGCGTTTCTCTGGGTTTTTGCGCTCTGGATCTATCCGCGTTCGGTTGCGGCGGCGTGGCTGCGGCTGGCCCCGGCGCGGCTGCAGTCTTGA
- a CDS encoding pyridoxal-phosphate dependent enzyme encodes MAPPAAAELSDVRAAARRIAGLAQRTPVATCATLDGMAGRRLFFKCEQWQKAGAFKFRGACNAVMLLPDAIAARGVVTHSSGNHAQALALAARQRGIPAHIVMPSNAAAVKRRAVASYGARLVECEPTLAARETTAAAVQADTGATFIHPYDHPDIIAGQGTVALEFLEQVPELDAIIAPVGGGGLLAGICVAAKALAPAIRIFAAEPLGADDAARSLAAGTLIPQTAPDTIADGLLTSLGQLTWPIIRDQVECVITVSEAEIVAAMRQAWERAKLLVEPSAAVAVAAALSPQFKALAGIARAGVVLSGGNADLDRLPW; translated from the coding sequence ATGGCCCCGCCCGCTGCGGCCGAGCTGTCGGACGTACGCGCGGCCGCCCGCCGCATCGCCGGGCTGGCGCAGCGCACGCCGGTGGCGACCTGCGCCACGCTCGACGGCATGGCCGGGCGGCGGCTGTTCTTCAAGTGCGAGCAATGGCAGAAGGCCGGCGCCTTCAAGTTCCGCGGCGCCTGTAACGCCGTGATGTTGTTGCCCGACGCCATCGCCGCCCGCGGGGTGGTGACCCACAGCTCCGGCAATCACGCCCAAGCGCTGGCGCTGGCTGCACGCCAGCGCGGCATTCCCGCACACATCGTGATGCCGAGCAACGCCGCGGCGGTGAAGCGCCGGGCCGTCGCCAGCTACGGGGCGCGGCTGGTCGAATGCGAGCCCACCCTGGCGGCCCGCGAGACCACAGCCGCCGCGGTCCAGGCCGACACCGGCGCCACCTTCATTCATCCCTACGACCACCCCGACATCATCGCCGGCCAGGGCACGGTGGCGCTCGAGTTCCTCGAACAGGTGCCCGAACTCGACGCCATCATCGCACCCGTCGGCGGCGGCGGGTTGCTCGCGGGCATCTGTGTTGCCGCCAAGGCGCTGGCGCCGGCGATCCGCATCTTCGCCGCTGAACCGCTCGGCGCCGACGATGCCGCGCGCTCGCTGGCAGCCGGCACCCTGATTCCCCAGACCGCACCCGACACCATCGCCGACGGCTTGTTGACCAGCCTCGGCCAGCTCACCTGGCCGATCATTCGTGACCAGGTCGAGTGTGTGATCACGGTTAGTGAAGCGGAGATCGTGGCCGCCATGCGCCAGGCCTGGGAGCGCGCCAAGTTGCTGGTCGAGCCCAGCGCGGCAGTGGCCGTGGCGGCGGCGCTGTCGCCGCAGTTCAAAGCCCTCGCCGGCATCGCCCGCGCCGGCGTCGTGCTCAGCGGCGGCAATGCCGACCTTGACCGCCTGCCGTGGTGA
- a CDS encoding LLM class flavin-dependent oxidoreductase, with protein sequence MSQKPAVSLAAMPGRRHATLELAQELERRGFAGIYCPSFCDGVGLCEALALTTKSIRLGTGIANIYTRHPYDYAQSAALIHELSGGRFVFGIGVSHGPMNARLGLSTGKPLADTRRFVAQLRDGARRQGDLPPLVLAALRRPMVRLAAEIAQGAMWANAARSFMPTSLSYLPAAQRADEKFFLGNMIPTCISDDRAAAAAVLRKTLVMYVLLPNYQNYWIDAGYEDEMRAIQRAITSGEQERIPALMSDRWLSEVTLFGSTAEVRAGLEAWYAAGIRTPILVPSSTAGGQMQAFKELLAAFA encoded by the coding sequence ATGAGTCAGAAGCCGGCGGTAAGTCTCGCGGCCATGCCCGGCCGCCGTCACGCCACGTTGGAATTGGCGCAGGAGCTCGAGCGCCGCGGCTTTGCCGGCATCTATTGCCCGAGCTTCTGCGACGGGGTGGGCTTGTGCGAGGCGCTGGCGCTGACCACCAAGAGCATTCGCCTGGGCACCGGCATCGCCAACATCTACACCCGCCATCCCTACGACTACGCCCAGAGTGCCGCGCTGATTCACGAGCTCAGTGGCGGCCGCTTCGTCTTCGGCATCGGCGTCAGCCACGGCCCGATGAACGCGCGCTTGGGCTTGTCCACGGGTAAGCCGCTGGCGGACACACGCCGTTTCGTGGCCCAGCTGCGTGACGGCGCCAGACGGCAGGGCGACTTGCCGCCGCTGGTGCTAGCGGCGCTGCGCCGGCCGATGGTGCGGCTGGCGGCCGAGATCGCTCAGGGGGCGATGTGGGCGAACGCTGCGCGCTCGTTCATGCCGACCTCACTGTCATACCTGCCGGCGGCGCAGCGGGCGGACGAGAAGTTTTTCCTCGGCAACATGATTCCCACCTGCATCAGCGACGATCGCGCGGCGGCGGCGGCGGTGCTGCGCAAGACGCTGGTCATGTACGTGCTGCTGCCCAACTATCAGAACTACTGGATCGATGCCGGCTACGAGGACGAGATGCGCGCCATTCAGCGCGCCATCACCAGCGGTGAGCAAGAGCGTATTCCGGCGCTGATGTCCGACCGCTGGCTGTCCGAGGTGACGCTGTTCGGCAGCACCGCCGAAGTTCGCGCCGGGTTGGAGGCCTGGTACGCCGCCGGCATCCGCACGCCGATCCTGGTGCCGTCTTCAACTGCCGGCGGTCAGATGCAAGCGTTCAAGGAGCTGCTGGCGGCGTTCGCGTAA
- a CDS encoding acetate--CoA ligase family protein → MPGRVLNEIEAKALLHDAGVPVTPTALARTPAEARALAEQLGCPAVIKIVSPDITHKTDIGGVQLDLPAPAAVENAAAQMLAAVSATQPQARITGVSVQAMAPPGAVEVIVGVQLDPQFGPLIMFGLGGVLAEVFADVAFRLVPLRERDARQMVREIRGARLLQGWRGRATVNLHALERLLLLVSALAEQRPDILELDLNPVLAYADRAVAVDARVLLREAA, encoded by the coding sequence ATGCCGGGCCGGGTACTCAACGAGATCGAGGCCAAAGCGCTGCTGCACGACGCCGGGGTGCCGGTCACGCCCACCGCCTTGGCGCGCACACCGGCCGAGGCGCGCGCGCTCGCCGAGCAGCTCGGCTGCCCGGCGGTGATCAAGATCGTTTCTCCGGACATCACCCACAAGACGGACATCGGCGGCGTCCAGCTCGATCTGCCGGCGCCCGCGGCGGTTGAAAACGCGGCAGCGCAGATGCTGGCGGCGGTAAGCGCAACGCAGCCGCAGGCCCGCATCACCGGGGTGTCGGTGCAAGCGATGGCGCCGCCCGGTGCGGTCGAGGTGATCGTGGGCGTGCAGCTCGATCCGCAGTTCGGCCCGCTGATCATGTTCGGACTCGGTGGGGTCTTGGCCGAGGTCTTCGCCGACGTGGCCTTTCGCCTGGTGCCGCTGCGCGAACGTGACGCCCGCCAGATGGTGCGCGAGATCCGTGGGGCCCGGCTGCTCCAGGGCTGGCGCGGGCGGGCGACGGTGAACCTGCACGCGCTCGAACGGCTGCTGTTGCTTGTCTCCGCGCTGGCGGAGCAACGGCCCGACATTCTGGAGTTGGATCTCAACCCAGTGCTGGCCTACGCCGACCGCGCCGTTGCGGTCGATGCGCGCGTGCTGCTGCGGGAGGCCGCGTGA
- a CDS encoding CoA-binding protein has protein sequence MSFTRAQFDRAFHPRVVAVVGDKRMNNFLWLHALSAFSGKLYSVQIDPGEIPAIEALGVRNLTSLLDIPEPVDYVVLAVPRHVAPRVLDDCVRKQVGAVTLFTSGFSETGEAEGEALEQEITAIARRAGLLLIGPNCMGLANPRIGLCNFPGQPVGAAAAGSVAFIGQSGTHTINFILRAPGRGVGLSKAASIGNAVVTDVGDYLEYLRDDPDTAAIAMYVEGVRQGRRFFRALCATTLTKPVVIWKGGQSDAGQRAIFSHTAALATPATVWQGLLRQAGALSADGLDQLIDIVAALQTGKRATGLRAGLIAMTGGPSVAVTDAFTGAGLEVPLLSEDSYRRLAEFFNVVGGSFRNPLDAGSTIAMGFRLDKLELLLDILAADPVIDLIALDLGAGLAADRWREHPGALAVMLELLAAYAARTAKPLALILDPAHREAEVAELRVQFVQRGLLVLPGAERAAVALRKLVEYQRFRAELD, from the coding sequence GTGAGCTTCACCCGCGCGCAGTTCGACCGGGCCTTTCATCCACGTGTGGTCGCCGTCGTCGGCGACAAGCGGATGAACAATTTCCTCTGGCTCCACGCGCTTTCCGCATTCAGCGGCAAGCTCTATTCAGTGCAGATCGACCCCGGCGAAATCCCGGCCATCGAGGCCCTGGGCGTGCGCAACCTGACCAGCTTGCTCGACATCCCGGAGCCGGTGGACTACGTCGTGCTCGCCGTACCGCGGCACGTGGCGCCGCGGGTGCTCGACGACTGCGTGCGTAAACAGGTCGGCGCGGTTACGCTCTTCACTTCCGGATTCTCCGAAACCGGCGAGGCGGAGGGCGAAGCCTTGGAGCAGGAGATCACGGCCATCGCCCGGCGCGCCGGCTTACTCCTGATCGGCCCCAATTGCATGGGCCTGGCCAACCCGCGCATCGGCCTGTGCAACTTTCCCGGCCAGCCGGTGGGCGCGGCCGCCGCCGGCAGCGTGGCATTCATTGGGCAGAGCGGCACCCACACCATCAACTTCATCCTGCGCGCGCCCGGGCGAGGCGTCGGCCTCAGCAAGGCCGCCAGCATCGGTAATGCCGTCGTCACCGATGTCGGCGACTACCTCGAGTACTTGCGCGATGACCCCGACACTGCGGCGATCGCCATGTACGTCGAAGGGGTGCGCCAGGGGCGGCGCTTCTTTCGCGCGCTCTGCGCCACCACCCTGACAAAACCCGTTGTGATTTGGAAAGGCGGCCAGAGCGACGCCGGCCAGCGGGCGATCTTCTCGCACACCGCCGCGCTGGCCACGCCGGCGACAGTGTGGCAGGGCCTGCTGCGGCAAGCCGGGGCCTTGAGCGCCGATGGCCTCGATCAGCTGATCGATATCGTGGCAGCACTGCAAACCGGCAAGCGCGCCACCGGCCTGCGCGCCGGCTTGATCGCCATGACCGGCGGCCCCTCGGTGGCGGTCACCGACGCCTTCACCGGCGCGGGCTTGGAGGTGCCTTTGCTCAGCGAGGACTCTTACCGGAGACTGGCCGAGTTCTTCAACGTAGTCGGCGGCAGTTTCCGCAACCCGCTCGACGCCGGCAGCACGATTGCCATGGGCTTTCGCCTCGACAAGCTGGAGCTGCTGCTCGACATCCTCGCGGCCGATCCGGTCATCGACCTGATCGCCCTCGACCTCGGCGCCGGGCTGGCTGCCGACCGCTGGCGCGAGCATCCCGGCGCGCTCGCCGTCATGCTCGAGCTGCTGGCGGCCTATGCCGCGCGGACGGCCAAGCCGCTGGCGTTGATTCTCGACCCGGCCCATCGCGAGGCGGAAGTGGCCGAGCTGCGCGTGCAATTCGTACAACGCGGCTTGCTGGTGTTGCCCGGCGCCGAGCGCGCGGCGGTGGCACTGCGCAAGTTGGTCGAGTACCAGCGCTTTCGCGCGGAGCTGGATTGA